Proteins co-encoded in one Candidatus Zixiibacteriota bacterium genomic window:
- a CDS encoding Glu/Leu/Phe/Val dehydrogenase — protein sequence MSSQTAGHGSSETGKGRPAFNAFHMAQTQFDHVADLLNLDPPTRALLREPLREYKFLLPIRTDDGTVRVFQGFRVQHNDARGPCKGGIRFHPAETIDTVRALAMWMTWKCSVVDIPLGGGKGGVICDPHNLSEREQEAICRGWVRQLARNVGPVADVPAPDVMTSGQHMLWMLDEYERILGGKFPGFITGKPVGMGGSLGRTEATGYGVVYTIREALKQLGLPLEKTTASVQGFGNVAQYAIELFQRLGGKVVCVSCWDQSDQKSYSFLKKDGVDLYGLQKITDRFGGIDKGKAKSQGYTIVDGGEWISQEVDILIPAALENQVTGENAERISPKVRVIAEGANGPTTPDADKVIHQKGIFLIPDFLANAGGVTCSYFEQVQSNMNYYWEKDDVLQKLDVKMTNAFLAVSELSKKRSLYMRDAAYVIAIDRVARACHERGWV from the coding sequence ATGAGTAGCCAAACCGCCGGGCACGGCTCATCGGAAACGGGCAAAGGCCGTCCGGCTTTCAACGCCTTTCATATGGCGCAAACACAGTTCGATCATGTCGCCGACCTGCTGAATCTGGATCCCCCCACGCGGGCGCTCCTGCGCGAACCTCTTCGTGAATACAAGTTTTTGCTTCCGATTCGTACCGACGACGGCACAGTGCGGGTGTTCCAGGGGTTTCGCGTGCAGCACAACGATGCACGCGGCCCGTGCAAGGGGGGAATCAGGTTTCATCCAGCCGAAACGATCGACACGGTCCGCGCCCTGGCTATGTGGATGACCTGGAAATGTTCTGTTGTAGATATTCCGCTCGGCGGTGGTAAGGGGGGCGTGATATGCGACCCGCACAATTTAAGTGAGCGCGAGCAAGAAGCGATTTGCCGCGGCTGGGTGCGGCAGTTGGCGCGCAATGTCGGACCGGTGGCCGATGTGCCGGCGCCTGATGTCATGACCTCCGGCCAGCACATGCTCTGGATGCTGGATGAGTACGAGCGGATATTGGGCGGCAAGTTTCCGGGGTTCATTACCGGCAAGCCGGTGGGGATGGGAGGGTCGCTGGGCCGCACCGAGGCGACCGGCTACGGCGTGGTCTATACGATTCGCGAAGCGCTCAAGCAGCTTGGCCTGCCGCTGGAGAAGACCACCGCATCGGTTCAGGGATTCGGTAATGTGGCCCAGTACGCGATCGAACTTTTTCAGCGCCTCGGCGGCAAAGTAGTCTGTGTCTCTTGCTGGGATCAGTCGGACCAGAAGTCGTACTCATTCCTGAAGAAGGACGGGGTCGATCTGTATGGTCTGCAGAAAATCACCGACCGCTTCGGCGGGATCGACAAAGGAAAGGCCAAGAGCCAGGGTTATACGATAGTCGACGGCGGCGAGTGGATCTCGCAGGAGGTCGATATCCTCATTCCGGCGGCACTCGAAAATCAGGTGACCGGAGAAAACGCAGAGCGGATCAGCCCTAAAGTGCGTGTTATTGCCGAGGGCGCCAATGGCCCGACTACTCCGGACGCGGACAAGGTCATCCACCAAAAAGGGATCTTCCTGATTCCGGATTTCCTTGCCAACGCCGGCGGAGTAACGTGCAGCTACTTCGAACAGGTCCAGAGCAACATGAATTACTACTGGGAAAAGGACGACGTCCTGCAGAAGCTGGATGTCAAGATGACCAACGCCTTCCTGGCGGTCAGCGAGCTGTCGAAGAAGCGAAGTCTGTACATGCGTGACGCCGCCTACGTGATCGCGATCGATCGCGTCGCGCGGGCCTGCCACGAACGCGGCTGGGTGTGA
- a CDS encoding S8 family serine peptidase — protein sequence MKRRNAQAVVLAALLAAAGPGYGQHYYGGGETIPLNIDSARIALKFDEEIGTNEQEAILSAIGRIDSVISDNHAIDGFMICALSLGQGYSGFLDSVQAIDGVYLVEPYYLNETDSSFLVGLTFCAAYEEDVTQNEIDSINALFGVVTDHEIDGMSNVFVLKNTDSSGYRLLDLANAYYNLPETRWAHPDFAVWIEAQSYRLFDYYSGYQYHTKKVIGTFNSASVWDFAGLSDDTITVAVVDDGITSHEDLPASRVLSGFDFADYDNVPVPGDYVAHGMGCAGIIGASHTTDSLEGLASSSGIISLNPSTAIKPVKIFHDDGRAQGVTPSVLATAITYAYVYGADVLSNSWGYYITCQGAGSYFDVLTEALEKAATLGRDGLGVNICGSLRDTCYQDC from the coding sequence ATGAAACGAAGAAATGCTCAAGCAGTAGTGCTGGCTGCCTTGTTAGCGGCTGCCGGGCCAGGTTATGGCCAGCACTATTATGGTGGAGGGGAGACGATCCCCCTCAACATCGACTCAGCCAGAATTGCGCTCAAGTTCGACGAAGAAATCGGTACCAATGAACAAGAAGCGATCCTGTCTGCCATTGGCCGGATCGACAGCGTGATTTCCGACAACCATGCCATTGATGGTTTCATGATTTGCGCCCTGTCGCTGGGACAGGGTTATAGTGGCTTCCTTGACTCGGTTCAGGCGATTGACGGAGTCTACCTGGTCGAGCCTTACTACTTGAACGAGACGGACTCTTCTTTTCTGGTGGGCCTGACTTTCTGCGCGGCCTACGAGGAGGATGTGACCCAGAATGAAATCGATAGCATTAACGCCCTCTTCGGCGTCGTCACCGATCATGAAATCGACGGCATGTCCAACGTATTCGTTCTGAAGAATACTGATTCCAGCGGTTATCGTCTACTGGACCTGGCCAACGCCTACTATAACCTGCCGGAGACTCGGTGGGCGCATCCTGACTTTGCCGTCTGGATAGAAGCACAATCGTACCGACTTTTCGACTATTACAGTGGTTATCAATACCATACGAAGAAGGTTATCGGAACCTTCAATTCAGCGTCGGTGTGGGACTTCGCGGGGCTCAGCGATGATACTATCACTGTCGCCGTTGTCGATGACGGAATTACTTCGCATGAAGACTTGCCCGCATCGCGAGTTCTCTCTGGTTTTGATTTCGCTGACTATGACAATGTTCCGGTGCCTGGAGATTACGTAGCACACGGAATGGGTTGCGCAGGGATCATCGGGGCGTCTCACACGACAGACAGTCTTGAAGGTCTTGCCAGTTCGTCGGGTATTATCTCGCTAAATCCTTCGACAGCAATAAAGCCGGTCAAGATCTTTCACGATGACGGCAGGGCACAGGGCGTAACACCAAGCGTCCTGGCGACAGCCATTACCTATGCTTACGTCTACGGCGCGGACGTTCTCTCCAATAGCTGGGGCTACTACATCACATGTCAAGGCGCCGGCAGCTATTTTGATGTGCTAACCGAAGCTTTGGAGAAGGCTGCCACCCTGGGTCGGGACGGGCTTGGAGTTAACATATGCGGATCACTAAGGGACACCTGTTATCAGGACTGTTAG
- a CDS encoding PEP/pyruvate-binding domain-containing protein: MSEPVLPEQNSDGDLLGQLQSQARELDCLYRVEEALGRLEETIEDVCPRIIEAIPPGWQHPEACVARIKIGDQIWTSPNFIETAWGLHAEINSSGRPVGRVSVYYIHRTPSGENGPFLKEEARLLRTIATRIGQRLSHQRVRESAVQFGRHDPEPQREEWRIVLQMLEQTDRSLYLRVVRRMLNHLCWSGVKDAESLLEGFAKDVAKAEDVLRGEWNQPHRLQTIHFSSALVSEVLRIAAENLTEEDALRLVQKWIQEDKLSYLVQVVNRNLSLSDVADAIRRYHHLADEVGDTVSPNKRGIEVSLIRRLLSDQLQYINVAKNFIEVRDFYQLLSRVVYTSSSQGRLGGKSAGLYLATQILKKKAARNELLADVRVPRTWYVASDSLIHFMHYNDFDEVVEQKYKPLSQVRFEYPHIVQTFKNAHFPADIVNGLSVALDELGERPLIVRSSSLLEDRIGAAFSGKYCSLFLANQGPKRKRLEALLDAIAEVYASMFGPDPMEYRAERGLIDVNEEMGIMIQEVVGNRVGKYFLPTVAGVAFSNNEFRWSPRIDREDGLLRLVPGLGTRAVDRLNDDYPVLLAPGNPSIRVTTDPEEIAHYSPRRLDVLNLETNAFETIDLRHFLENGGEELPGIHDMVSLYEFHHLRTPSPMQTELGPGEVVVTFDGLVKRTDFCREVKAILDTLRETLGVPVDIEFASDGRHFYLLQCRPQNLSGSDAPAAIPRNAPAHDILFTTGKHIGNGQVPNITHIVYVEPHRYAALETRSEMLEVGRAVGYLNKLLPKRQFVLIGPGRWGSRGDIRLGVSVTYADISNAGCLIEVARRRGSYIPELSFGTHFFQDLVETGIRYLPLYPDEEGTIFNEHFLLYSHNSLVDLAPEFAQLGDTVRVIDVPSASGGKVLNILMNADMGMAMGVFEGQASWVRPTAAEELAEPVSGERHWRWRMQMIERLARQLDADKLGVVNLYLLGSTKNATAGPSSDVDLIVHFRGEPQQLEQLKCWLAGWSQCLAEANYIRTGVRSDGLLDVRVVTDDDIARQNAWAAKISAPSDAARPLPIRRKRE; the protein is encoded by the coding sequence ATGAGCGAACCGGTGTTGCCCGAACAGAATTCCGACGGTGACCTGCTCGGCCAGTTGCAGAGCCAGGCGAGGGAGCTCGACTGCTTGTATCGGGTCGAGGAGGCCCTTGGGCGTCTCGAGGAGACGATCGAAGACGTTTGCCCGCGCATAATCGAGGCGATTCCCCCGGGCTGGCAGCATCCGGAGGCCTGCGTGGCGCGCATCAAGATCGGCGACCAGATCTGGACATCGCCGAATTTCATCGAGACTGCCTGGGGGCTGCACGCCGAGATTAACTCCAGCGGCAGGCCGGTAGGGCGGGTGAGCGTCTACTACATCCACCGTACACCCTCGGGCGAAAACGGGCCGTTCCTAAAAGAGGAGGCTCGCCTGCTGAGGACGATCGCTACTCGAATCGGACAGCGGCTTTCGCACCAGCGGGTGCGCGAGTCAGCGGTCCAGTTCGGGAGGCACGATCCTGAACCGCAGCGCGAAGAATGGCGGATCGTTCTACAAATGCTGGAGCAGACCGACCGCAGCCTCTACCTCCGGGTGGTGCGCCGAATGCTCAACCATCTCTGCTGGAGCGGCGTGAAGGACGCGGAGTCACTGCTCGAGGGATTTGCCAAGGACGTAGCCAAGGCCGAGGATGTCCTTCGGGGGGAGTGGAACCAGCCGCATCGCCTGCAGACAATCCATTTCAGTTCCGCGCTGGTATCCGAGGTACTTCGTATCGCGGCCGAGAACCTGACAGAAGAGGACGCGCTTCGCCTGGTCCAGAAATGGATTCAGGAAGACAAACTGTCTTACCTGGTGCAGGTAGTGAATCGCAACCTGTCGCTCTCGGATGTAGCCGATGCCATCCGCAGGTACCATCACCTGGCCGATGAGGTTGGCGATACGGTTTCGCCGAACAAGCGCGGAATCGAAGTGTCGCTTATCCGGCGGTTGCTCTCCGATCAGCTGCAGTATATCAATGTCGCCAAGAACTTTATCGAGGTGCGCGACTTCTATCAACTGCTCAGCCGGGTCGTGTATACGTCGAGCAGCCAGGGCAGACTGGGCGGCAAAAGCGCCGGGCTTTATCTGGCAACTCAGATCCTGAAAAAGAAAGCGGCTCGCAATGAGCTCTTGGCCGACGTGCGCGTGCCGCGCACATGGTACGTAGCGTCCGATTCGCTCATCCACTTCATGCATTACAACGACTTCGACGAGGTGGTCGAGCAGAAATACAAACCGCTCAGCCAGGTGCGTTTCGAGTATCCTCATATCGTGCAAACGTTCAAGAACGCGCACTTCCCCGCGGATATTGTCAATGGCCTCTCGGTGGCGCTCGACGAACTGGGCGAACGTCCGCTTATCGTGCGCAGTTCCAGTTTGCTCGAAGATCGCATCGGTGCTGCGTTTTCCGGCAAGTACTGCAGTCTCTTTCTGGCCAATCAGGGACCCAAGCGAAAACGGCTGGAGGCACTGCTCGATGCGATCGCCGAGGTGTACGCCTCGATGTTCGGCCCTGACCCGATGGAGTATCGCGCTGAACGCGGATTGATCGACGTCAACGAAGAAATGGGGATCATGATCCAGGAGGTGGTCGGAAATCGGGTGGGCAAGTACTTCCTGCCGACTGTCGCCGGGGTGGCGTTCAGCAACAACGAATTCCGGTGGTCGCCGCGAATCGACCGTGAGGACGGCCTTCTGCGCCTGGTGCCCGGCCTGGGCACGAGAGCGGTGGACCGCCTCAACGATGACTATCCGGTTCTTCTGGCGCCTGGGAATCCGTCGATACGCGTCACCACCGATCCCGAAGAGATTGCTCACTATTCGCCGCGGCGACTCGACGTGCTCAATCTCGAAACCAACGCCTTTGAGACTATCGATCTGAGACACTTCCTCGAGAACGGCGGCGAGGAGCTGCCGGGCATTCACGACATGGTTTCGCTGTACGAGTTCCACCACCTGCGGACCCCGTCGCCCATGCAGACCGAGCTCGGCCCCGGCGAAGTGGTGGTGACTTTCGACGGTCTGGTGAAGCGCACCGATTTCTGTCGCGAGGTCAAGGCGATTCTGGACACACTTCGCGAAACGCTGGGCGTGCCGGTGGATATTGAGTTTGCCAGCGACGGCCGTCACTTCTACTTGCTGCAATGCCGACCGCAGAATCTATCCGGCTCGGACGCGCCCGCGGCCATTCCTCGTAATGCGCCCGCGCATGACATCCTGTTCACGACAGGTAAGCACATCGGCAACGGCCAGGTGCCGAACATCACGCACATCGTTTATGTCGAACCGCACCGGTATGCGGCGCTGGAGACGCGCTCGGAGATGCTGGAGGTGGGCCGGGCGGTGGGGTATCTCAACAAGCTTCTGCCCAAGCGGCAGTTCGTGCTGATCGGTCCCGGGCGCTGGGGCAGCCGGGGAGACATTCGCCTTGGTGTAAGTGTCACCTACGCCGATATCAGCAATGCCGGCTGCCTGATCGAGGTGGCGCGCCGTCGCGGTTCATACATTCCCGAGTTGTCATTCGGAACGCATTTCTTCCAGGACCTAGTCGAGACGGGAATCAGGTATCTGCCGCTGTATCCCGACGAGGAAGGGACTATATTCAACGAGCATTTCCTGTTGTACTCGCACAATTCACTGGTCGACCTGGCGCCCGAATTTGCCCAGTTGGGCGACACGGTGCGGGTGATCGATGTGCCGTCGGCATCGGGAGGCAAGGTGTTGAATATCCTCATGAACGCCGACATGGGTATGGCCATGGGGGTATTCGAGGGTCAGGCCAGCTGGGTTCGGCCGACCGCCGCCGAGGAACTGGCCGAACCGGTGTCAGGCGAGCGCCATTGGCGCTGGCGAATGCAGATGATCGAGCGGCTGGCGCGGCAGCTCGACGCTGATAAGTTGGGGGTGGTCAATCTTTACTTGTTGGGCAGCACCAAGAACGCCACCGCCGGGCCGAGCAGCGATGTAGATCTGATCGTGCACTTCCGCGGTGAGCCGCAACAGTTAGAGCAGCTAAAATGCTGGTTGGCGGGATGGAGCCAGTGCCTGGCGGAGGCCAATTACATTCGAACGGGCGTGCGATCCGACGGGCTGCTTGATGTGCGCGTGGTCACCGATGACGACATCGCACGTCAGAATGCGTGGGCGGCGAAGATCAGCGCGCCGAGCGATGCCGCCCGGCCGCTGCCGATCAGGCGCAAACGCGAATAG
- a CDS encoding arsenate reductase ArsC, with product MSTSDKKLKLLFLCTGNSCRSQMAEGWARYLKGDQIEPYSAGTVGHGLNPRAVAVMREAEVDISGHQSKTLAELPALEFDYVITVCADADRACPVFPGKAIKIHRGFDDPPKLAKDARSEEEALSHYRRVRDEIRAFVETLPESLPRAKAR from the coding sequence GTGAGCACATCTGACAAGAAACTCAAACTCCTCTTCCTCTGCACCGGGAACTCGTGCCGGAGCCAGATGGCCGAAGGGTGGGCCAGGTATCTAAAAGGCGACCAGATCGAGCCGTACTCGGCGGGCACGGTCGGCCACGGTCTCAATCCGCGAGCAGTCGCGGTCATGCGCGAAGCGGAGGTCGATATTTCCGGCCATCAATCCAAGACTCTGGCCGAATTGCCCGCGCTCGAGTTTGACTACGTGATCACCGTTTGCGCTGATGCCGACCGCGCCTGTCCGGTGTTTCCGGGGAAGGCGATCAAGATTCATCGGGGGTTCGATGACCCGCCAAAACTGGCTAAAGACGCCCGGTCGGAGGAAGAGGCTTTATCCCATTACCGCCGGGTCAGGGATGAAATTCGGGCGTTCGTGGAGACACTGCCGGAAAGTCTGCCGCGGGCCAAAGCGCGCTAA
- a CDS encoding bifunctional methionine sulfoxide reductase B/A protein, with protein sequence MTLNKLTPSEERVIVHKGTEAPFTGQYCNHHESGTYTCKQCGAALFNSTDKFDSGCGWPSFDDAIAGAVKQSVDADGHRTEITCARCGGHLGHVFFGERFTEKDTRHCVNSISLNFVPATSTAKTGTAYFAGGCFWGTEHLLKEADGVISTRVGYMGGSKDNPDYKEVCTGNTGHAETVEVVFDPTKTNFETLARLFFEIHDPTQVDRQGPDVGDQYRSAIFYTDDAQKQTSQKLIDILKGRGYKVATELAMAESFWPAEDYHQDYYDRTGKTPYCHIYTKRF encoded by the coding sequence ATGACGCTTAACAAGCTGACCCCCTCCGAAGAACGTGTTATAGTTCATAAAGGCACCGAAGCCCCGTTTACCGGGCAGTACTGCAACCATCACGAATCCGGCACGTACACGTGTAAGCAGTGCGGCGCGGCCCTGTTCAACTCTACCGATAAGTTCGACTCCGGCTGCGGCTGGCCCAGTTTCGACGACGCCATAGCCGGTGCTGTGAAGCAGTCCGTGGATGCCGACGGTCACCGGACCGAGATCACCTGCGCCCGCTGCGGCGGGCACCTGGGGCACGTCTTTTTCGGCGAGCGCTTCACCGAAAAGGACACGCGCCACTGCGTCAATTCGATCTCGCTAAACTTCGTGCCGGCAACCTCGACCGCCAAAACCGGCACTGCCTATTTCGCGGGAGGTTGCTTCTGGGGGACCGAGCATCTCTTGAAAGAAGCAGACGGTGTCATCAGTACCCGGGTCGGCTACATGGGCGGCTCAAAGGATAATCCGGACTACAAAGAGGTCTGCACCGGAAACACCGGCCATGCCGAGACGGTCGAAGTTGTGTTCGATCCGACCAAAACCAATTTTGAAACCCTCGCCAGGCTGTTCTTTGAGATTCATGATCCCACCCAAGTGGATCGCCAGGGACCCGATGTCGGCGATCAGTACCGCTCGGCGATATTCTATACCGACGATGCCCAGAAACAGACATCGCAGAAGCTGATTGACATACTCAAGGGCAGAGGGTACAAGGTCGCCACAGAATTAGCGATGGCCGAATCGTTCTGGCCGGCGGAGGACTATCATCAGGACTACTACGATCGCACCGGTAAGACCCCCTATTGCCATATCTACACGAAGCGGTTTTAG